The Campylobacter sp. RM10537 genome has a segment encoding these proteins:
- a CDS encoding thiamine phosphate synthase, with protein sequence MWDKKIIAISDRKIVEGDFLKQVERIAKSGVDAFVLREKDLSEFEYYDLAKEVLQICSKQKLTCILHFFDRQCLKLNHKYFHAPLDLLRQEPRLARYFHLFGTSIHSKEELLEAMNYKVNYAFVGHIFESSCKKDLKPKGVEFLSSLLAFSKIPLYAIGGINLENIEKLKNLDIVGVCMREALMNGKKLKVYLNECRQKCE encoded by the coding sequence ATGTGGGATAAAAAGATAATTGCTATAAGTGATAGAAAAATCGTTGAGGGTGATTTTTTAAAACAAGTTGAAAGAATTGCTAAATCAGGCGTAGATGCTTTTGTGCTTAGGGAAAAGGATTTGAGTGAATTTGAGTATTATGATTTAGCTAAAGAGGTTTTGCAAATTTGTTCCAAACAAAAACTTACTTGTATTTTGCATTTTTTTGATAGACAATGTTTAAAATTAAATCATAAATATTTTCATGCTCCACTTGATTTATTAAGACAAGAACCTAGATTAGCTCGATATTTTCATTTATTTGGAACTTCTATTCATAGCAAAGAAGAACTTTTAGAGGCTATGAATTATAAGGTTAATTATGCTTTTGTTGGGCATATTTTTGAAAGTTCTTGCAAGAAAGATTTAAAGCCCAAAGGAGTTGAATTTTTAAGTTCTTTGCTTGCTTTTAGCAAAATTCCACTTTATGCTATAGGTGGAATCAATTTGGAGAATATCGAAAAGCTTAAAAATTTAGATATAGTTGGAGTTTGCATGAGAGAAGCTTTAATGAATGGAAAAAAATTGAAAGTTTATTTAAATGAATGCAGACAAAAATGCGAGTAA
- a CDS encoding helix-turn-helix domain-containing protein: MNADKNASKHIILPEDLRKLKNIDYKNFQFCTFARYIQKDSFHSNYINLQKHLLTFVKKGYKILHTSKKDYRINSYEVLFLKSGNYTLSNIGLKDGIYEAYLFFFDNAFLIELIYKYKHLLNFNYSCSDNEIFWIRNDKILQGILDSFNPYFEENTQILDPIINLKFEEIFLHLLLNKNSNFITFLAEILKEFRLDLSQLFEYCEKEFLNVQEMADFAKLDLASFSREFKKCFKISPKKWLDEKRLQKAKFLLEFSKKNINEIAIECSFSSISWFIERFKKTYKITPKQYQKSKNLYTLFFFKNIILLILKKRG, translated from the coding sequence ATGAATGCAGACAAAAATGCGAGTAAACATATAATTTTACCTGAGGATCTTAGAAAATTAAAAAATATTGATTATAAGAATTTTCAGTTTTGTACTTTTGCAAGATATATTCAAAAAGATTCTTTTCATTCTAATTATATTAATTTGCAAAAACACCTCTTAACCTTTGTTAAAAAAGGCTATAAAATTTTACATACTTCTAAAAAAGATTATAGAATTAATTCTTATGAAGTTTTATTTTTAAAATCAGGAAATTATACTTTAAGTAATATAGGATTAAAAGATGGAATTTATGAAGCGTATTTATTTTTCTTTGATAATGCTTTTTTAATAGAGCTTATCTATAAATATAAGCATTTATTGAATTTTAATTATTCTTGCTCAGATAATGAAATTTTTTGGATTAGAAATGATAAAATTTTACAAGGAATTTTAGATAGTTTTAATCCATATTTTGAAGAAAATACACAAATTTTAGATCCTATTATTAATTTAAAATTTGAAGAGATTTTTTTGCATTTGCTTTTAAATAAAAATTCAAATTTTATTACTTTTTTAGCCGAAATTTTAAAAGAATTTCGTTTAGATTTATCTCAGCTTTTTGAATATTGTGAAAAAGAATTCTTAAATGTTCAAGAAATGGCAGATTTTGCTAAACTTGATTTAGCAAGTTTCTCTAGAGAATTTAAAAAATGTTTTAAAATCAGTCCAAAAAAATGGTTAGATGAAAAACGCTTACAAAAGGCTAAATTTTTACTTGAGTTTTCTAAAAAAAATATCAATGAAATAGCAATTGAATGTTCGTTTTCTTCTATATCTTGGTTTATAGAAAGATTTAAAAAAACTTACAAAATTACTCCTAAACAATATCAAAAATCAAAAAACTTATACACTTTATTTTTTTTTAAAAATATAATTTTATTAATTTTAAAAAAAAGGGGATAA